In a single window of the Streptomyces sp. CGMCC 4.7035 genome:
- a CDS encoding metallophosphoesterase: MVEGSMTQGAGQGPEVERTATLRDFRVPAYVHETGPYAQSTHPGEGADPVATPGDYPHGYSDAYTPTERDLPVINRGDTLQATIDPASVPAPQSADGPGPLFVVGDVHGYLDQLVAALQEKGLIDAAGQWSAGTARLWFLGDFTDRGPDGIGVIDLVMRLSAEAAAAGGYCKALMGNHELLLLGAKRFGDTPVNSGAGTATFQAAWLLNGGQKTDMDRLQDHHLQWMARLDAIEEVDGHLLVHSDTTAYLDYGDSIEAVNDTIRETLTRNDADEVWDLFRKFTKRFSFRDEGGADAVRSLLDTYGGTRIVHGHSPIPYLLGEVGSEDDEDGAGPVVDGPHLYADGLAIAMDGGVTMAGKLLVQQLPLDS, encoded by the coding sequence ATGGTGGAGGGGTCGATGACTCAGGGGGCCGGTCAGGGACCCGAGGTGGAGCGGACGGCGACGTTGCGCGACTTCCGGGTGCCCGCGTACGTCCACGAGACCGGTCCGTACGCGCAGAGCACGCACCCCGGCGAGGGCGCCGACCCCGTCGCGACACCGGGGGACTACCCGCACGGGTACTCGGACGCCTACACGCCCACCGAGCGGGATCTCCCCGTCATCAACCGCGGCGACACGCTCCAGGCGACCATCGACCCCGCGTCCGTTCCCGCCCCGCAGTCCGCCGACGGGCCCGGTCCGCTGTTCGTCGTCGGGGACGTCCATGGCTATCTCGACCAGCTCGTGGCGGCGCTCCAGGAGAAGGGCCTCATCGACGCCGCGGGCCAGTGGTCCGCGGGCACGGCGCGGCTGTGGTTCCTGGGCGACTTCACCGACCGCGGGCCCGACGGCATCGGCGTCATCGACCTGGTGATGCGGCTCTCCGCCGAGGCGGCCGCGGCCGGCGGCTACTGCAAGGCGCTCATGGGCAACCACGAGCTGCTGCTGCTCGGCGCCAAGCGGTTCGGTGACACACCCGTCAACTCCGGGGCGGGCACGGCCACCTTCCAGGCGGCCTGGCTGCTCAACGGCGGCCAGAAGACGGACATGGACCGTCTCCAGGACCACCACCTCCAGTGGATGGCCCGCCTCGACGCCATCGAGGAGGTCGACGGGCACCTGCTGGTCCACTCGGACACCACGGCCTACCTCGACTACGGCGACTCCATCGAAGCGGTCAACGACACCATCCGTGAGACGCTCACGCGCAACGACGCGGACGAGGTGTGGGACCTCTTCCGGAAGTTCACCAAGCGCTTCTCCTTCCGCGACGAGGGCGGCGCCGACGCCGTACGCTCCCTGCTGGACACATACGGCGGCACGCGCATCGTCCATGGCCACAGCCCCATTCCGTACCTCCTGGGCGAGGTCGGCTCGGAGGACGACGAGGACGGCGCGGGTCCGGTGGTCGACGGTCCGCACCTCTACGCGGACGGGCTGGCCATCGCGATGGACGGCGGAGTGACCATGGCCGGAAAGCTGCTGGTCCAGCAACTTCCCCTGGATAGCTGA
- the thiC gene encoding phosphomethylpyrimidine synthase ThiC: MTIKDARTPASVQDEPSQKAGKSIGWHKAYVGGSRPDLRVPVRQVHLTNGQSVTLYDTSGPYTDPHVETDVRRGLAPVRDNWIIARGDTEEYAGRPVRPEDDGIKHTAPRGGLRNLDAVFPGRPRQPRRSRDGQAVTQLAYARRGEITPEMEFVAIRENVSPEVVREEIAAGRAVLPANVNHPEIEPMIIGKRFLVKVNANIGNSAVTSSIEEEVEKMTWATRWGADTVMDLSTGRNIHTTREWVLRNSPVPIGTVPLYQALEKVDGKAEELTWEIYKDTVIEQAEQGVDYMTVHAGVRLPYVPLTANRKTGIVSRGGSIMAAWCLAHHKESFLYENFEELCEILAAYDVTYSLGDGLRPGSIADANDEAQFAELRTLGELNRIARRFHVQTMIEGPGHVPMHKIKENIDLQQEICDEAPFYTLGPLTTDIAPAYDHITSGIGAAMIAWWGTAMLCYVTPKEHLGLPNRDDVKTGVITYKIAAHAADLAKGHPGAQEWDDALSDARFEFRWEDQFNLALDPDTARDFHDETLPAEPAKTAHFCSMCGPKFCSMKISRSITEKYGNGGVEPEYDGLALEGMKAKSEEFAAQGNRVYLPLAD, from the coding sequence ATGACCATCAAGGACGCACGCACGCCTGCTTCTGTTCAGGACGAACCGTCCCAGAAGGCCGGGAAGTCCATCGGCTGGCACAAGGCGTACGTCGGGGGGTCGCGCCCCGACCTGCGGGTGCCGGTCCGTCAGGTGCACCTCACCAACGGGCAGTCGGTCACCCTGTACGACACCTCCGGCCCGTACACCGATCCACACGTCGAGACCGACGTCCGCAGGGGCCTGGCGCCGGTGCGGGACAACTGGATCATCGCCCGCGGCGACACCGAGGAGTACGCGGGCCGTCCCGTCCGTCCCGAGGACGACGGGATCAAGCACACCGCACCGCGCGGGGGACTGCGCAACCTGGACGCGGTTTTCCCCGGGCGGCCGCGCCAGCCGCGCCGCAGCCGAGACGGCCAGGCGGTCACCCAGCTCGCCTACGCGCGGCGCGGCGAGATCACGCCCGAGATGGAGTTCGTGGCGATCAGGGAGAACGTCTCCCCCGAGGTCGTGCGCGAGGAGATCGCGGCGGGCCGCGCGGTCCTCCCGGCCAACGTCAACCATCCCGAGATCGAGCCGATGATCATCGGCAAGCGGTTCCTGGTGAAGGTCAACGCCAACATCGGCAACTCAGCGGTGACCTCCTCCATCGAGGAGGAGGTCGAGAAGATGACCTGGGCGACCCGCTGGGGCGCCGACACCGTCATGGACCTGTCCACCGGCCGCAACATCCACACCACACGCGAGTGGGTGCTGCGCAACTCCCCCGTCCCCATCGGCACGGTGCCGCTCTACCAGGCCCTCGAAAAGGTCGACGGGAAGGCCGAGGAACTGACCTGGGAGATCTACAAGGACACGGTCATCGAGCAGGCCGAGCAGGGCGTGGACTACATGACGGTCCACGCGGGCGTACGCCTGCCTTACGTGCCGCTGACCGCGAACCGCAAGACCGGCATCGTGTCGCGCGGCGGCTCCATCATGGCGGCGTGGTGCCTGGCTCACCACAAGGAGTCGTTCCTCTACGAGAACTTCGAGGAACTGTGCGAGATCCTCGCGGCGTACGACGTCACCTACTCGCTGGGCGACGGCCTGCGGCCGGGTTCGATCGCGGACGCCAACGACGAGGCCCAGTTCGCGGAACTCCGTACGCTCGGGGAACTCAACCGAATCGCCAGGCGTTTCCACGTACAGACCATGATCGAGGGCCCGGGACACGTCCCGATGCACAAGATCAAGGAGAACATCGACCTTCAGCAGGAGATCTGCGATGAAGCTCCGTTCTATACGCTCGGGCCGCTGACGACGGACATCGCGCCGGCGTACGACCACATCACCTCCGGCATCGGTGCCGCGATGATCGCCTGGTGGGGCACGGCCATGCTCTGCTATGTCACGCCCAAGGAGCACTTGGGCCTGCCCAACCGTGACGACGTCAAGACCGGCGTCATCACCTACAAGATCGCCGCCCACGCAGCCGACCTCGCCAAGGGGCACCCAGGTGCGCAGGAGTGGGATGACGCACTGTCCGACGCGCGCTTCGAGTTCCGCTGGGAGGACCAGTTCAACCTGGCCCTCGACCCGGATACGGCCCGCGACTTCCACGACGAGACACTTCCGGCGGAGCCGGCCAAGACGGCCCACTTCTGCTCGATGTGCGGGCCGAAGTTCTGCTCCATGAAGATCAGCAGGAGTATCACGGAGAAGTACGGCAACGGCGGGGTCGAACCGGAGTATGACGGGCTCGCCCTGGAGGGCATGAAGGCGAAGTCCGAGGAGTTCGCGGCCCAGGGCAACCGGGTCTACCTCCCGTTGGCGGACTGA
- a CDS encoding YibE/F family protein: MTTTPHPPPFPPSEPPHNHGLDGRHVHGPGGGHGYGDGRGHGPGDGQGRGPGDGQGRGPGDGQGRGPGDGQGRGPGDGQGRGPGGGGGHGHGPGGGGGHGSGGGHGHSHSHGHGPAAPVSKHLRRVIAAILIPFTMAVLVGLVVLWPGGVPSHKRTGVGFDRQTHQATVTKVVEVDCKSVNASSGAPTGDTSTAEGSSAQQESTGTCKKATVRVDTGKDKGRTFTEIVQPDQSRQLHQGEKVVVAYEPSAPRDLQYSVTDVNRKFPMALLAGIFAVAVVVVGRMRGVMALIALAVSFLVLSFFILPAILQGSNPLLVAVVGSSAIMLIALYMCHGLSARTSVAVLGTLISLSLIGLLGSEFIDWAALTGNTDDNTGLIHGLYPSIDMSGLLLAGVIIGSLGVLDDVTVTQTSAVWELHEANPSMGWRDLYRAGIRIGRDHIASVVNTLVLAYAGAALPLLLLFSIAQSSVGAVANSELVAEEIVRTLVGSIGLVASVPVTTALAALVVSADRPGTAAPAAAPIAVPSRGGRGRRRKR; encoded by the coding sequence GTGACCACGACACCGCATCCGCCCCCCTTCCCGCCCTCCGAGCCGCCCCACAACCATGGCTTGGACGGCAGACATGTCCATGGCCCTGGAGGCGGCCACGGTTACGGGGACGGGCGTGGGCACGGTCCTGGAGACGGGCAGGGGCGCGGTCCCGGAGACGGGCAGGGGCGCGGTCCCGGAGACGGGCAGGGGCGCGGTCCCGGAGACGGGCAGGGGCGCGGTCCCGGAGACGGGCAGGGGCGCGGTCCCGGAGGTGGCGGCGGCCATGGCCACGGTCCCGGAGGTGGCGGCGGCCATGGATCCGGCGGAGGGCACGGCCACTCCCACAGTCATGGACACGGCCCCGCGGCCCCCGTGTCGAAGCACCTGCGCCGAGTCATCGCCGCGATCCTGATCCCGTTCACCATGGCGGTCCTGGTCGGTCTCGTGGTGCTGTGGCCCGGTGGCGTCCCGTCGCACAAGCGCACCGGAGTCGGCTTCGACCGGCAGACCCACCAGGCCACGGTCACCAAGGTCGTGGAGGTGGACTGCAAGTCCGTGAACGCATCGAGCGGGGCCCCGACCGGCGACACCTCCACCGCCGAGGGCTCCTCTGCCCAGCAGGAGTCGACCGGCACCTGCAAGAAGGCGACGGTCCGCGTCGACACCGGCAAGGACAAGGGCCGTACGTTCACGGAAATCGTCCAGCCGGACCAGTCACGGCAGTTGCATCAGGGCGAGAAGGTCGTGGTCGCGTACGAACCCTCCGCACCCAGGGACCTGCAGTACTCGGTGACCGATGTGAACCGCAAGTTCCCCATGGCGCTGCTCGCCGGTATCTTCGCGGTCGCCGTGGTGGTCGTCGGCCGGATGCGCGGCGTCATGGCACTCATCGCACTGGCCGTCAGCTTCCTGGTGCTGAGCTTCTTCATCCTGCCCGCGATCCTGCAGGGCTCGAATCCGCTGCTCGTGGCCGTGGTCGGATCGAGCGCCATCATGCTGATCGCCCTGTATATGTGCCATGGCCTGTCGGCCCGCACCTCCGTGGCAGTGCTCGGCACGCTCATCTCGCTGTCGCTGATCGGCCTGCTGGGCTCGGAGTTCATCGACTGGGCCGCACTGACCGGCAACACGGACGACAACACCGGTCTGATCCACGGTCTGTACCCGTCCATCGACATGAGCGGTCTACTGCTCGCCGGCGTCATCATCGGCTCCCTCGGTGTCCTCGACGATGTGACGGTGACGCAGACATCGGCCGTCTGGGAGCTGCACGAGGCGAATCCGTCGATGGGCTGGCGCGACCTGTACCGCGCGGGCATCCGCATCGGCCGCGACCACATCGCCTCGGTCGTCAACACGCTCGTCCTGGCGTACGCGGGCGCCGCGCTGCCCCTGCTGCTGCTCTTCTCGATCGCGCAGAGCAGCGTCGGCGCGGTCGCCAACAGCGAGCTGGTCGCCGAGGAGATCGTGCGCACCCTGGTCGGCTCGATCGGCCTCGTCGCCTCCGTGCCGGTGACCACGGCGCTGGCCGCCCTCGTGGTCTCGGCCGACCGCCCCGGTACGGCCGCCCCTGCCGCGGCACCGATCGCGGTACCGAGCCGGGGTGGGAGAGGGCGGCGTCGCAAGCGCTGA
- a CDS encoding SsgA family sporulation/cell division regulator, translating into MRESVQAEVMMSFLVSEELSFRIPVELRYETCDPYAVRLTFHLPGDAPVTWAFGRELLVDGVGRPCGDGDVHIAPAEPETFGDVLIRLQVGADQALFRSGAVPLVTFLDRTDKLVPLGQEGSLADFDAHLDEALDRILAEEQSAG; encoded by the coding sequence ATGCGCGAGTCGGTGCAGGCAGAGGTCATGATGAGCTTTCTCGTCTCGGAGGAGCTCTCGTTCCGCATCCCGGTGGAACTGCGCTACGAGACCTGTGATCCCTATGCCGTGCGGCTGACGTTCCACCTGCCCGGCGACGCACCCGTGACCTGGGCGTTCGGGCGTGAGTTGCTGGTCGACGGAGTGGGCCGGCCGTGCGGGGACGGGGACGTGCACATCGCGCCCGCCGAACCGGAGACCTTCGGCGATGTGCTGATCCGGCTCCAGGTGGGCGCTGACCAGGCGCTGTTCCGGTCGGGGGCGGTGCCGCTCGTGACGTTCCTCGACCGCACGGACAAGCTGGTGCCGCTCGGGCAGGAGGGTTCCCTCGCCGACTTCGACGCGCATCTGGATGAGGCGCTGGACCGGATCCTGGCGGAGGAGCAGAGCGCGGGCTGA
- a CDS encoding IclR family transcriptional regulator encodes MATVDTAPADSPAPIAPPAQPRTSPAEAHLPPVQPHSTTLIGSVQRAMRLLEAVADREYGAPAKQLAREVGLALPTAYHLLRTLTHEGYLRREKGLFFLGEAAERLSVGAAQQKRRSMVNDALAQWRDSIGVPVYYAVYREGEIEVLSVADSPGNPAVEEWADFRETGHAHAIGQCLLSQLDEEARLDHLDRYPVQAITPYTVRDDRTLLRRLERLGRTEPVIERQEYALGTACAAIPLTAGATAAAMAISLPSHQADRLLPAARQLQAEIGRLLGTLAISISI; translated from the coding sequence TTGGCCACGGTTGACACCGCACCCGCAGACTCACCCGCCCCAATCGCCCCACCCGCACAGCCGCGCACATCACCGGCGGAGGCGCACCTCCCGCCCGTACAACCGCACTCCACCACACTCATCGGATCCGTGCAGCGGGCGATGCGGCTGCTGGAGGCCGTCGCCGACCGCGAGTACGGAGCCCCCGCCAAGCAGCTGGCCCGTGAGGTCGGCCTGGCACTTCCCACGGCGTACCACCTGCTGCGCACCCTGACTCACGAGGGCTATCTGCGCCGGGAGAAGGGCCTGTTCTTCCTCGGTGAGGCGGCCGAGCGACTGAGCGTCGGCGCAGCCCAGCAGAAACGTCGCAGCATGGTGAACGACGCGCTCGCGCAATGGCGTGATTCGATCGGCGTCCCCGTGTACTACGCGGTCTACCGCGAGGGTGAGATCGAGGTGCTCAGTGTTGCCGACAGTCCGGGCAACCCGGCGGTCGAGGAGTGGGCCGACTTCCGTGAGACCGGGCACGCCCACGCGATCGGCCAATGCCTGCTCTCGCAGCTCGACGAGGAGGCCCGCCTGGACCACCTCGACCGCTACCCCGTACAGGCGATCACGCCGTACACGGTGCGTGACGACCGCACCCTTCTGCGCAGGTTGGAACGTTTGGGCCGGACGGAACCCGTCATCGAACGCCAGGAGTACGCGCTCGGGACGGCCTGCGCCGCGATCCCCCTAACCGCAGGGGCGACGGCCGCGGCGATGGCGATCTCGCTGCCTTCCCATCAGGCCGATCGGCTGCTGCCCGCGGCACGTCAGCTGCAGGCGGAGATCGGAAGGCTGCTAGGGACACTCGCCATCTCTATCAGTATCTGA
- a CDS encoding DUF5326 family protein, which produces MREIFAGLPWWVKWIAVPVIALVVFGGVIVSVLQLVIGLLFKVLVFVALVGGLIYVVRKFMSSSTSRGDW; this is translated from the coding sequence ATGCGAGAGATCTTCGCGGGTTTGCCGTGGTGGGTGAAGTGGATCGCGGTGCCGGTCATCGCCCTGGTCGTCTTCGGCGGCGTGATAGTGAGCGTGCTTCAACTCGTCATCGGGCTGCTCTTCAAGGTACTGGTCTTCGTCGCACTGGTCGGCGGACTCATCTACGTCGTACGGAAGTTCATGTCGAGCTCCACGTCGCGCGGCGACTGGTGA
- a CDS encoding cupin domain-containing protein, with the protein MKAFRLDELEAERAANEGAYLQFLRERNMSVGLYALDAGDLDPQNPHQQDEVYFVVSGRASITVGMETTQVARGSVVYVPAGVAHKFHHITEDLRVLVVFSPPES; encoded by the coding sequence ATGAAGGCATTCCGGCTGGACGAACTGGAGGCGGAGCGCGCCGCCAACGAAGGTGCCTATCTGCAGTTCCTGCGGGAACGGAACATGTCGGTCGGCCTGTACGCGCTCGACGCGGGCGACCTGGACCCGCAGAACCCGCACCAGCAGGACGAGGTGTACTTCGTCGTCAGCGGCCGTGCCTCGATCACCGTCGGCATGGAGACCACCCAGGTCGCGCGCGGCAGCGTCGTCTACGTGCCCGCCGGGGTCGCCCACAAGTTCCACCACATCACCGAGGACCTGAGGGTTCTGGTGGTCTTCTCTCCGCCCGAGAGCTGA
- a CDS encoding phage holin family protein translates to MKNFVVKTIANAGALAVAVWLLDKITLTGDSTGKKIGTLIIVALLFGLVNFLVKPIVKVLTFPLFILTLGLITLIVNALMLLLTSWLAGKLDLSFHVEGFWTAVIGGLIISVVSWALHVVLPDED, encoded by the coding sequence ATGAAGAATTTCGTAGTCAAGACGATCGCCAACGCGGGCGCTCTGGCCGTCGCGGTCTGGCTGCTCGACAAGATCACCCTGACCGGCGACAGCACCGGTAAGAAGATCGGCACGCTCATCATCGTCGCGCTGCTCTTCGGCCTGGTGAACTTCCTGGTCAAGCCGATCGTGAAGGTGCTGACCTTCCCGCTGTTCATCCTGACGCTCGGCCTGATAACGCTGATCGTCAACGCCCTCATGCTGCTGCTCACCTCGTGGCTGGCGGGCAAACTGGACCTGAGTTTCCACGTCGAGGGCTTCTGGACCGCCGTGATCGGCGGCCTGATCATCTCGGTCGTGTCCTGGGCACTGCACGTCGTCCTGCCCGACGAGGATTGA